In Candidatus Tanganyikabacteria bacterium, the sequence AGGCGCCGACCATCCTCATCGCCGATCCGTCCAGCTTCTTCCGCCGCAACCTCGCGATGATCCTCCAGGGCGAGGGCTACAACATCCTCTTCGCCTCCAACGGCGCCGACGTCATCGCCACCTGCGTGAAACACCTGCCCGACCTGGTGCTGATGGACATCAGCCTGCCCGACATCTCCGGGCTGGAGGTCTGCGGCATCCTCAAGCGCTCCGAGCAGCTCTCCGACATCTTCGTCATCCTGATGGCGGCGCGGGAGCGCGAGGACATCATCCATGAGTCGTTCGAGCGCGGCGCCCGGAGCTGCCTCTTCAAGCCGCTGGAGAGCATGCAGCTGCTCGATATCATCAGCTCGCTGCTCTCGCCGATGCCCAAGACGGGCATGCCCATCCACCTGGTCTTCGAGGAGACCGGCCAGTCCTTCCGGACCCAGGTCGTCGCGGTCGCCAAGCGCACCGTGTCGATCGCCCCGACGCAGGACATCCTGAACGCCGGCGAGGCGCTCACCACCGGCGCCAAGGTCCGGCTGGAGTACCTCTCCGAGGACAAGGCGTCTGTGTACTGCATGGCCGTCCTCAAGTCGGTCCGCCTGGACGCCCTGTCCTTCAACATCGAGGGCAACCTGCGCCGCGCCCAGAAGCGCCGCTTCTTCCGCAAGAACATCGCGCTCAAGGCCCGCTACCTCCTCCCGGGCCAGTTCTTCCGCCTCGCCAACACCGTGGACCTCTCCGGCGGCGGCTGCCGTCTTGCCGACGTCGGGGGCCAGCTTGAGGAGGGGATGGACTTCATCCTCTCGATATTCCTGACGCCGCAGTTCCGCCTCGATCTGTCGGCCAAGGTTGAATGGTTCCGGCCCCAGGGCGACGGCAAGTTCGAAGTCGGCTGCAGCTTCGTGGAGATCCACCCCGAGGTGCAGAGCGAGATCGTCATGTTCCTGTTCGACGAGAACTGGACCGCCACTCCCGTCGCCATGTAATCACGCTATCCTGACCGGCATGGGCACGCGCGCCGTACCGGTCGCGGTCGGGGACGTCGTCGACCTGCGGATCGACGAGATCGTCGCCGGGGGCGAAGGCCTCGGGCGCCTCGGCACGTATGCGATCTTCGTGCCGTACGGCGCCCCGGGCGACGTGGTGCGCGCCCGGGTCATCTCCACCAAGCCGGGCTATGCGCGCGCTCTGGTGAGCGAAATCCTCGAACCCGGGCCGGGGCGGATCGCCCCGCCATGCCGGGTTTACGGGGCGTGCGGCGGCTGCCAGCTCCAGCACCTCGCGTACCCCGAGCAGCTGGCCGTGAAGGAAGCCATGGTGCGCGACGCCCTGGCGCGCATCGCCAAGATCGCTACCGCGTCGCTCGTGCGGCCGATCGCCGGCATGGCTGAACCGTGGTTCTACCGCAACAAGGCGCACTGGGCGGTTTCGCGGGTGGGAAACAAGCTGG encodes:
- a CDS encoding response regulator codes for the protein MSLAPLRAQPVPGSMTFIDPAQGQAGALRQAPTILIADPSSFFRRNLAMILQGEGYNILFASNGADVIATCVKHLPDLVLMDISLPDISGLEVCGILKRSEQLSDIFVILMAAREREDIIHESFERGARSCLFKPLESMQLLDIISSLLSPMPKTGMPIHLVFEETGQSFRTQVVAVAKRTVSIAPTQDILNAGEALTTGAKVRLEYLSEDKASVYCMAVLKSVRLDALSFNIEGNLRRAQKRRFFRKNIALKARYLLPGQFFRLANTVDLSGGGCRLADVGGQLEEGMDFILSIFLTPQFRLDLSAKVEWFRPQGDGKFEVGCSFVEIHPEVQSEIVMFLFDENWTATPVAM